Within the Deltaproteobacteria bacterium genome, the region GCGAAAGCGGGAATCAAGTTAATTCAAGTAGTTTTGTCCGCCTGAGGCGGACTGCTTTCGCAGGAGTGACGGCTTTTCTGACTTTTTACGATATCATCAGGCATAATCCCCGTTCAAATAGATCTTCGCTGATATAGAAGAAGTTGACTTAAAAAGTAAGTCAGGAAGTATCCTAACCTCAAATATTTAATTCCTTCAATCTTTACAACTCACCCATTCTTCGCATTTCCTGAACGGTTTCTTGCCAACCTGATCGCAGATCATACTGCGGCTTGAATCCTAACTCAGTCTGGATGCGCTGACTGCTCACCGAAGTATCCCGCAGTATGATAATTCGTTTATCGGGTTCAATGCGTTATTACTTCAACATGGGATAGGTCGTTTTTAAGATTGACAATTGTCACGTGACAAGTTATATTTAGCTTGGTGATTAAAACCTTTGCAGATATACATACACGAAATCTTTTTATAGCAGGGAAGTCAAGACGGCTTCCCCCTGATTTATTGAAGAGAGCTATCCGACGACTGGAATATATAGATCTTGCCACAGCTCTAGATGATTTGAAGGTTCCTCCAAGTAACCGTCTTCATGCCTTGAAAGGGCGCCGAGAGGGAGAATACTCAATTTCTATAAATGATCAATGGCGAATCTGTTTTCGTTTTATTGAGGGTGATGCTTATGATGTCGAAATAACAGATTATCATTGAGAGGTGAGCTATGAATATCAAAAATCCAAAGATTCGTAAAATAAAACCCACCCATCCAGGAGAGATGCTTCGAGAGGATTTTATGCCTGAATATGGATTGACGGCGTCAAGCCTTGCTGAGGGATTGGGGGTCTCAC harbors:
- a CDS encoding type II toxin-antitoxin system RelE/ParE family toxin, yielding MIKTFADIHTRNLFIAGKSRRLPPDLLKRAIRRLEYIDLATALDDLKVPPSNRLHALKGRREGEYSISINDQWRICFRFIEGDAYDVEITDYH